The Plasmodium cynomolgi strain B DNA, chromosome 13, whole genome shotgun sequence DNA segment GGTCGGCCCACTGGGGCTAACGCGAGGGGGGCTACCACCCGGACGATGCTGAGCTTCTTCATTGGTGAGTACCTTTATTGGTGAGCGCCTGCATTGGTGTTACCATTTCGGCGTCGATTTCATCCCCCTATTACCTCTTTTTCTACCCcaattttcgtttttttcctcccaatTTGCGTCTAATTTTCCCGTGCACACTTCACCAATCTTGTTTGTTACGCATGGGAGCATCACTCAATTTGtatgtccaaaaaaaaaaaaacaaaaaaaaatgtggcgcAATAAAGTCTGCCACAGAGATAACCCCCCAACTGggaattaattaaaaatattcgtaaattttgcaaaaaggctAAATAAACGAGTGCAGTCAGTGGAAGGATTAAAACGAAACAAACGGCACTTGGCGTGTAACCCGTTTGGAACAAACACGGACAAACATTTTGGGAAGGCTTGGAAGGCCAGGCGAAGTACACACGCATGCCTCGAGGGGAAAAGATACGGTCAGGCGACCTGCACACGCttgtgggggagggggaaaatgtCTGCGTTAAATCCTCCTTGGCATGGCTGCTCATGTGGATGGAAGAAGCTCCATGTCGTGTACGTACACCTGTGCGGGTGTGTGGGTGTGCGGTCGACCGGACAGGGGCGAGCAAAATCACGgaagtgaacaaaattgGGGCGGGGAACACCTACGTAGTTCCCCCCTCCgcatggaaaaaacaaaattcacaaaacagaacaaaacaaaacatacatttttagGGTACCATGTGGGACGCGCAAAAGAAAGGCACATCTCATACGGAggaatttcttcaaatcgtTGGAGGGGTCGCTTAAACGccagtttattttttgcttcctttggAGAGGATGCTCACTTCACCAGGGTCCTTTTGACGTGTACCCGCTTACTCAATGACTCGTCTTTATCAATGGGGGATGCCTTCATATCCAAACTTCCCTTCGTACTCATGGAGGACAAATCGACATacccttcctttttcttcttccttaaaGAATGCATTTTCGAAGTAGCCGTTTTGTTGTTATCATTTATAAGTTCcgtgattatatttttcatatcctGTTTTGTTGAACgtcgtatattttttattccaacGGATCCGCCATTCTGTGGAGGAGACAGCTCACTTATGTTGGACTTTGAGTAAGCAAACAGATCTTTTCGCTTTTCATTAATTATTCTTTCTTGGTGTGCATTTATGTTGGTAATTTCcttgtttaatttttgtatatattttctccttgcCTCTTCGTGTCTTTCTTCCACAGTGTAGTCACTCCGTTTGTGTTTGCTCGGGACATGTGTTTGTTCCACCGTCGCTACGCTGTCCACTCTGTAGGGAAGCCCCGCTTCCCCTTCTCTTGTGCTGTTCATATCGTAATATATATCCTCGTCAGCTCCTGTATCTTTCATAATGCAACTGTTACTGTGGGATTGTTGATCAAAGTTCTGataattttcccctttatattttttatgagcacCAACTGGGTCAGTGGTGAATGGGGCTCCACCGTATGATGGAAACTCTCCATGCTCGCCATAAAAAGGTTCGATAGTGCCTCTGTTcatcatttcttttaaagACATGGAGTGTTCTCCTGGGGGAGAATCAAAGTTGGGGACGATTTGGACATCACTAGGTTGTTCCtgcgtgtgtgtgggggggaggtgaaaggggaattttttttttttctttctctatCACTCATATGGGGAAGGCGTGTCTATATCTTGCACGTCGTAAAACGCGTCAAGGCGACTTGTCAACCACTGCTTAATCGCTCCTTAATCGCTCCTTAATCACTGCTTAACCATTGATTAACCACTGATTAACCACTGCTTGCCCGCGCCGCCGTTCCTACCTGTTCCTTCCTTCTCGCCTGGACATAGTTCTTCCACTCAGCTTCAGTCATCCCAATTTTCTCGGCCACATTTGTGCAAAGGATATCTTCAggattcaaaattttgtaattcccTATCCACATCTTGggcttcattttgtttgggTAATACACGAAGGTGCCTTGGACGGTGCTCCCATCAACTGGTAAGGATAAGAAAGTGATTGACTGATTTGAGGGTCGCGGAACTTAGTGGCATAACATGCAAAGAGTGGTGTCCGCatcatggaaaaaaaaaaaaaaaaaaaaagtaagtaGTNNNNNNNNNNNNNNNNNNNNNNNNNNNNNNNNNNNNNNNNNNNNNNNNNNNNNNNNNNNNNNNNNNNNNNNNNNNNNNNNTTTTTTTTATAGTGGCTTTGCGAAGAGAGTTGCAATTCGAGGCCActttgaagagaaaaaaaaaaaaaaaaatgataataaatcTGCGCCAGTATGTTTAGAAGAGTTTTTATCCCCTTCCTAATTTGCTTACTCGTTGTGTTGTTGCTTAATGCTTCGTTCATCATCTTCCGTGGGAAGTCGGGATCTTCGACCATCTCAGGGTCTCCCTGAAAAGGTGAACAAGTTGAGAATATATGCATGGGGAAGTCCACAGGTCCACATATTTGCGTTCACCAGTAGGCATTCACACGTGTGTGTATTCTCTTGGGGGGGATATCATCACCCAGCCATTGCACATAGACACACGTctatatatgcatgtttgCGGCTGATCTCGAGCCGCCTACTCCCCTGCGCACCTCATTTATCGTTCGGTACTCCCCAATCTTTGTGCTTAGCTCAAGCAGTGTCAATGGCTTCCTGGTTTGCCCACTGGATATGTTCCCCATTTGCAAGCGGAGCGCGTCtgttgtgcttttttttcgcgttgaTCGAACGCAGTTTTGGGAAGCGGCAGTCGGTCTGCGCAGCTATATGGGTGTTTATACGTATAGACACACGTACATGCACAAGCATATATTTAGGGTGCGTGCTTCCCTTCAGATCAGCTTGGCAGCGGGACAATCACAGTTAGACGCAAACGTTCGCTTCTACCAAGGAGcgtgttttttccccctgatTGGCACAACACGCGCGGTACACCGAAAAGTTAAAAACAGTGTACTGGTCCAGTTCTgcccttttcgcttttttcacttaaaaGTGTTGTTGTTGCAGTTTTGTGAAGCTTGCCAAGTtgctttttaattcttttaaaatttctttaaaggcgtgcaaaaaaaaaaaaaaaaaaaaaaaaagcgtacaACAATAGGGTGTGTAAAACCCTTTTAGGCAATTGAAAGTCCCGTTTTGTTGCCTTTTCGAGGAACTGCTTACAGactatataatttttctcccattAAAATTGGCTCAATTTGATATGTACAGCTaagaatataaatttttctttttcgtttagATAGAAATTTGTGTACTTCCCTTTTGTAAGTACCAATTTGTAGacattactttttttttttttttttttttttcttgcagcTCAAAAGCTTAGGCATAGTAAAACGTGACCTACAATTTTGTAACTTTGTTCTTTGTGCTATGTGGGAGGAAAGGGGGGTCCTGCGCTAAGCAGATATATCCTCACGTCCATGTTTGTTTTCATTTGTGTATACGCCTGCGCAGCGGCGTTGAATTTTTTGACCGCCATCGCCGTCTGTGTGGCATTTTGAGCGGGGTTTacagcgttttttttttttcgggtACCCATGTTGACTGTCATTTTCAAGGGAAGGACGcccttcccccattttgacaaATCCCTTTTGGacaaaatacatttttccGCCTCCCTATAACTGAACAGGCACACGCCACAAATCAGTacgaagttttttttttttttttttttttgcattggtcccattttgttgccGTTGGTCAAATTAGCGCAGGGCAGGCAGTGCAGTCCCCCTGATTGTTCCTGTGTGTCCCTCCGCTCCACCGCTTACATAAGTGTGCAAATATGGCACATGActatcccattttttcccctacgTTTAGAACAAACATGTCTACCTTTCATGggacataaaaaggaaaaaaaatttttaagtcTAACCAATTGAAAACGCGCGTGGGGAATCAGCTGATAAATGGCGTGCAGGCTAATGCAAGAATAAATTTCTGTGTGCAGTTCCTTAAAAGGGGTTAATCCGGGGAGGTCACCTCTCGCGCAAACACACGTACACATATAACCCTTttctatatatgtacatgggTTGTGCTAAGGATGGGGTGTGTGAAGGGTGGAAGGCTTGCTTTCCTTCGCGACGCAGTGTGCGTTAGAAGTAACAAAATTGGCAGAGTAAAATTAAGCTGCACAAAGGAACACATTAACAGGCAAGAATAACGCCACAAATATTTTACCCCTTTATTGAAAGagtgcactttttttcttcccctttttattgcGCATATTTCGTTAGAGCATTttgtacacttttttaactttCCAAATTGTGACTCTGCCTCTGCCTCTGGTTCGGTTGGCTCTCACCCTTTTTGCTGTCTCCATCGGAGGGGTGCCCATTTTTAAGGGGCAAAATGAACCATTGATGGGATTTCCAGCGGGGAGGATTACCCATAAAGGTGGACATAGAAATAAACCCCTACACATaggcacacacatgtgtgggAGGTTCTGTTACTTAAAATGGTCCTACATCGGTGAAGTGAATCATTTCCGTTTCATTCGCCTCACGCATTTAAGCGGGATGAGTAAATCACTCGACTTGGCGTTTGTCTTCGCACAGGCATAAGTGCTCAAGTCAGCCTTCTTACTTTTTCGTTTATACATCCCCTCatggtacctttttttttggaacgTTCGGAGACATGCCTTTTGGGGGGAGGCCTAATTGGCCacttgctgtttttttcggCCTATTTTCACCGCGTGCACGTCCCGCGAGACGCCCCATTAGGGCGGAAAGGctcccccaatttttttgcgcctcGACAGAATGGTACATCCATATGCACGCGCATGCGCGTTGTGACATGAGGTCCCCGCGCCGGAGGGAAACGGAATTCTCACGGAGTTGCGCAGGTCGTCATGTGAGGCAAGCGTGATATGGGAGGACCCCCGTTTGTAGGCGCTTCGGAGTTCGGAGTTCGGAGTTCGGAGTTCGGAGGCagataaaaagggaaaaaatatcccGCGAATTTTGTCCCTCCATAGTTTCCCCTATAAATTTGCCCCCCTCGGCTAATCGCTTCCACCCCTCGGCTAATCGCTTCCACCCCTCGGTTAACCGCTTCCACGCCTCGGTTAACCTCTTCCACCCCTCGGCtagccgctccccccccacacctCCTTTCCGCACGATGGAGGATGGGAAGAATGCGTTTCTGTTCCACCTATTCTCCTCCGGAGAGAGTGAACAGGCAGGGGAACAAAAAGTTAAGGTAACGAATTATAGGTTCATCAAATTGCCAAGCATAAGCGAGCCACACAAATGTGTGCTATACCACTACAGTGAAAGGAGCAACTTGCTGTACCTGCTGGAACGGAATTATTTTAATCCAAAAATTGAGTCCATAAaacatgaaaatgaaaaaataaacaaaagttgtgtgtccctttttataaataactaTGCTGTGCAAAATGAATGTAGCTTTTTCTGTTATCCCAttgatgcaatttttttattcataagtATCATTTATCAAAATTGCACCAGCAATACGTATACCACATTGGGGGATTACCTTGATAGTATTTTAAAAGACAGAGAGAATagagaacaaaatgaaataagcaaaaatgcctttttcatttttaacaaaaatgtgagtAACATTAAGGagagattaaaaaatatttgtgaTGAGTGTTACGAGATGGGCAAATATTATTTCAAACCGAATTTGAAGAAggtccaaaatttttataatcttAAATGTGTTAAGTTATTCAATTATATAatcgaaaataaaattattttttctgattatGCTCATACTGTAGAGGAggatattttgaagaaacaCAAAGTTGATATGAACCTCCATGTGAGTAGCATATCCAGAGTCAAAACTGCAAAATTGAAACAAATCGATGTGTATGGTGAATATAAAAAGCTGGTAGACTCATATGTCATACAGTTTAATAAAAAGTATTACAAATTTTGTGGATCCAATTTGAGGACTTTTGTTTGGCTAGTTGTGAAGGGTTTTATGAGTTCATCTTTGAGTGAAAGACTTACACCTTTAGATATACaggaaaaattaagcaaaatgaaggaggatgacaaaaagaagaaaatgcaacAGAATGAGAGTTTCtccaaggggaagaagcatcCCTTGCAGCAACCCAGGAATCAGATGATGATcgactccttttttaaaaagaaaaaaacaaagtgagGAGTGCCTCCACGGTGTACCACTGGATGGGAAGAGGCACAAATGGGCGCGTGCAATGGTTCGCGCGAAGGTCCGGCGCAAGTGGCGAAACCGTTGCACGCTCGGTGGTACGCCCCATTTTGGCGAATCGCCTTAAAGCTGCCCCACAGGAGGGGGGGTCAtcttggggaaaaaaaaacacacacacgaaTATGCGGCTATACACACAAATATGCGGCTATACACACAAATCTGCTGCTATACACAAAGCCCTGCTGCTAAACACAAAGCCCTGCTGCTAAACAGAAACCCCTGCCGCTATACACAACCCCCTGCCGCTATACACAACCCCCTGCCGCTAAACACAAACCCCTGCCGCTATACACAACCCCCTGCCGCTATACGCAAACCCCTGCTGCTACACGCGGAACACCCGCTTGGCCAAGTGGAGCAGGGTGGACAAAATGCAGAAGCCCCCGAACTGGTGCACCAGGGCCAGGTGGACAGGCACGTGGTGCACAAGGGTGCTTATGCCGGTGAGCATTTGCGCGGTTGT contains these protein-coding regions:
- a CDS encoding hypothetical protein (putative); protein product: MEDGKNAFLFHLFSSGESEQAGEQKVKVTNYRFIKLPSISEPHKCVLYHYSERSNLLYLLERNYFNPKIESIKHENEKINKSCVSLFINNYAVQNECSFFCYPIDAIFLFISIIYQNCTSNTYTTLGDYLDSILKDRENREQNEISKNAFFIFNKNVSNIKERLKNICDECYEMGKYYFKPNLKKVQNFYNLKCVKLFNYIIENKIIFSDYAHTVEEDILKKHKVDMNLHVSSISRVKTAKLKQIDVYGEYKKLVDSYVIQFNKKYYKFCGSNLRTFVWLV
- a CDS encoding hypothetical protein (putative), which encodes MGNISSGQTRKPLTLLELSTKIGEYRTINEGDPEMVEDPDFPRKMMNEALSNNTTIDGSTVQGTFVYYPNKMKPKMWIGNYKILNPEDILCTNVAEKIGMTEAEWKNYVQARRKEQEQPSDVQIVPNFDSPPGEHSMSLKEMMNRGTIEPFYGEHGEFPSYGGAPFTTDPVGAHKKYKGENYQNFDQQSHSNSCIMKDTGADEDIYYDMNSTREGEAGLPYRVDSVATVEQTHVPSKHKRSDYTVEERHEEARRKYIQKLNKEITNINAHQERIINEKRKDLFAYSKSNISELSPPQNGGSVGIKNIRRSTKQDMKNIITELINDNNKTATSKMHSLRKKKKEGYVDLSSMSTKGSLDMKASPIDKDESLSKRVHVKRTLVK